The following proteins are encoded in a genomic region of Corynebacterium atypicum:
- a CDS encoding LutC/YkgG family protein — MVSEEKRNQEAKAEILKRIRDAQQLSGTPADVEIPRNYRQTSDMGRDELRELLVDRLVDYRADVATCSSDDLPATLGRVLGERKVSTVRYAEGLDKALFAEVDATCEPDSRDSDPHALNEVDAVVTDSHVSAAQTGTICLQSNPTNGRRALTLVPDRHVCIVHMDTVVYGVPEMVARLDPELPVTMISGPSATSDIELARVEGVHGPRDLAVIIVD; from the coding sequence ATGGTATCGGAAGAAAAACGCAACCAAGAGGCCAAGGCCGAGATTTTGAAGCGCATCCGCGACGCGCAGCAGCTCTCTGGTACCCCTGCTGACGTGGAGATCCCCCGCAATTACCGGCAGACCTCCGACATGGGCCGCGACGAGCTGCGCGAGCTGCTTGTCGACCGTCTCGTCGACTACCGCGCCGACGTGGCGACGTGCTCCAGCGACGATCTGCCCGCCACCCTGGGCCGGGTGTTGGGCGAGCGCAAGGTGTCTACCGTGCGGTACGCCGAAGGCCTCGATAAGGCCCTGTTCGCCGAGGTCGACGCCACCTGCGAGCCCGACAGCCGGGACAGCGACCCGCACGCCCTCAACGAGGTCGATGCCGTGGTCACCGACTCGCACGTCTCGGCGGCGCAGACCGGCACGATCTGTTTGCAATCAAACCCGACCAATGGCCGCCGGGCTCTGACCCTGGTCCCTGACCGCCACGTGTGCATCGTGCATATGGACACGGTGGTCTACGGAGTGCCCGAGATGGTCGCTCGCCTTGACCCCGAGCTGCCCGTCACGATGATTTCGGGCCCTTCGGCCACCTCGGACATCGAGCTTGCGCGCGTCGAAGGCGTTCACGGGCCGCGCGATTTGGCCGTCATCATCGTGGACTAA
- a CDS encoding molybdopterin-dependent oxidoreductase, with product MEFGFPWWLRAEHFLNIIFVTFFIRSGIEILGTYPRLHRKVQNQPGDQWAQFTIKEKPKHKYYAVSSEYENYSPIVSLPGYGKLGQGRYWHFIMVMGYVLCFLIYYVLLAVTGQWRRYVPQSWDVFPQAVDDILHYLAFQIPEHLPGMPFNAVQQLSYGVIILILPGFMIFTGLFQSPAVNTHFAGLTKALGGRQVIRTMHFWGLIVYVVFIVIHVAMVIAHGYGHEVSKMVFGHTDRPIAAGVIFTGMLALVVFLHVLATKTSLHNPHIVQKLNNIIVRPLTRQLIKMPSKQDFSGVETGRLFRGSGCPPELDEYNAMVANNYTEDYYLEIGGFVERPMVLSLKDLREIAGDHYQKTMHNCVQGFSSVGKWGGMPLSKLLELAGPLPGATDVVFKSFQNMGRDDEIYDESFYYESAPMVEATQPQTLIAISLNDEDIPVENGAPVRLRLETSTGFRSIKWVEAIEVVNRYDIVGKGKGGWFEDNDDYDRMQMI from the coding sequence ATGGAATTTGGGTTTCCGTGGTGGTTGCGCGCCGAGCACTTCCTCAACATCATCTTCGTCACCTTCTTTATTCGCTCGGGCATCGAGATCCTGGGTACTTACCCGCGCCTGCACCGCAAGGTGCAAAACCAGCCGGGTGACCAGTGGGCTCAGTTCACGATCAAGGAGAAGCCGAAGCACAAGTACTATGCGGTCAGCTCGGAGTATGAGAACTACTCGCCGATTGTTTCGCTGCCTGGCTATGGCAAGCTCGGCCAGGGCCGCTACTGGCACTTCATCATGGTCATGGGCTATGTGCTGTGCTTCTTGATCTATTACGTGCTGCTCGCCGTGACCGGCCAGTGGCGCCGCTACGTCCCGCAGAGCTGGGACGTCTTCCCGCAGGCCGTCGATGACATCCTGCATTACCTGGCCTTCCAGATCCCCGAACACCTTCCGGGCATGCCGTTCAACGCCGTGCAGCAGCTGTCTTATGGCGTGATCATCTTGATCCTGCCGGGCTTCATGATCTTCACCGGGCTCTTCCAGTCCCCGGCGGTGAACACGCACTTCGCCGGGCTAACCAAGGCGCTGGGCGGCCGGCAGGTCATCCGCACCATGCACTTCTGGGGGCTCATCGTCTACGTCGTCTTCATCGTCATCCACGTGGCGATGGTCATCGCCCACGGCTACGGCCACGAGGTCTCCAAGATGGTCTTCGGCCACACCGACCGGCCGATCGCCGCGGGCGTCATCTTCACCGGCATGCTGGCCCTGGTGGTCTTCCTCCACGTGCTGGCCACCAAGACGTCGCTGCACAACCCGCACATCGTGCAGAAGCTGAACAACATCATCGTCCGTCCGCTCACCCGCCAGCTGATCAAAATGCCGAGCAAGCAGGATTTCAGTGGCGTTGAGACCGGCCGGCTCTTCCGCGGCTCTGGCTGCCCGCCAGAGCTTGACGAGTACAACGCGATGGTGGCCAACAACTACACCGAGGACTACTACCTGGAGATCGGCGGCTTTGTGGAGCGCCCGATGGTGCTCTCGCTAAAAGACCTCCGCGAGATCGCCGGCGACCACTACCAAAAGACCATGCACAACTGCGTGCAGGGCTTCTCTTCGGTAGGCAAGTGGGGCGGGATGCCGCTGAGCAAGCTTCTCGAGCTCGCCGGCCCGTTGCCCGGGGCCACCGACGTGGTGTTCAAGAGCTTCCAGAACATGGGCCGCGACGACGAGATCTACGACGAGTCCTTCTACTACGAGTCCGCGCCCATGGTCGAGGCCACCCAGCCGCAGACGCTGATCGCGATCAGCCTCAACGACGAGGATATCCCGGTCGAAAACGGCGCGCCCGTGCGTCTGCGTCTGGAGACCTCCACCGGCTTCCGCTCGATTAAGTGGGTCGAGGCGATTGAGGTGGTCAACCGCTACGACATCGTCGGCAAGGGCAAGGGCGGCTGGTTCGAAGACAACGACGACTACGACCGCATGCAGATGATCTAG
- a CDS encoding CBU_0592 family membrane protein — protein MELDAMTISGLIASVALLVGFALLTVGKLTIDHHTYQWLNTIGAGFLAYSAYATNPINWGVFLTEAIWSLIGLYGVFRIWQKRKKDSTSSRVQ, from the coding sequence ATGGAACTAGACGCAATGACCATTTCCGGGCTGATCGCCTCGGTCGCGTTGCTCGTCGGCTTCGCCCTGCTCACGGTGGGCAAGCTGACCATCGATCACCACACCTACCAGTGGCTCAACACCATCGGCGCGGGCTTTTTGGCCTACTCGGCCTATGCGACCAACCCGATCAACTGGGGCGTGTTCCTCACCGAGGCGATCTGGAGCCTCATCGGCCTGTACGGTGTCTTCCGTATTTGGCAGAAGCGCAAGAAGGACTCGACGAGCTCCCGGGTCCAGTAG
- a CDS encoding CBU_0592 family membrane protein, whose amino-acid sequence METLIGAPIIGLIGGALFVIAYAGLNFGLLKSDSYVYQGLNFLGACAFVYTAIVPFNIGLFVTEFVWAVVGAYGIFLAYKTSKKRSANRVDGVGAEEIPPNTPA is encoded by the coding sequence ATGGAAACTCTCATCGGTGCCCCGATCATTGGGCTCATCGGCGGCGCGCTGTTCGTCATCGCCTACGCCGGACTCAACTTCGGGTTGCTCAAGTCGGATTCTTACGTCTACCAGGGCCTGAACTTCTTGGGCGCCTGCGCCTTCGTCTACACCGCCATCGTGCCGTTTAACATCGGCCTTTTTGTCACCGAGTTCGTCTGGGCCGTCGTGGGTGCCTACGGCATCTTCCTCGCTTACAAGACGAGCAAGAAACGCTCCGCGAACCGCGTTGACGGCGTCGGCGCTGAGGAAATCCCGCCGAACACCCCCGCCTAG
- a CDS encoding TetR/AcrR family transcriptional regulator — protein sequence MSSSLPDTTGAANAHPPGASGTGHQDPQRRERIIDSTLAVIAGEGVRQTSLRKIAHHARVPLGSITYYFAGRDELMAEAFKKFTSLSAAEFAAAFDGVASLSDARSALCKALSSAATTDPQAIALSIEMYALSLRSPRYRAIFQRWLRLCRQAMAQYFDQQTVLIIDALYEGFLIHRFFETDTHDAALVRSAVERLTPPESFIHPHAGGSAGG from the coding sequence GTGAGTTCTTCTCTACCGGACACGACGGGCGCGGCGAACGCGCATCCACCCGGCGCCAGCGGTACCGGCCACCAGGATCCGCAACGTCGGGAGCGCATCATCGACTCGACGTTGGCCGTGATCGCGGGCGAGGGTGTCCGGCAGACGTCGTTGCGCAAGATCGCCCACCACGCTCGGGTGCCCTTAGGCTCCATCACCTACTACTTCGCCGGCCGCGACGAGCTCATGGCGGAGGCGTTTAAGAAGTTCACCTCGCTGAGCGCCGCCGAGTTCGCCGCCGCGTTCGACGGCGTGGCCTCGCTAAGCGACGCTCGGTCTGCGCTGTGTAAGGCACTGAGCTCAGCGGCGACCACGGACCCGCAGGCGATTGCCCTATCGATCGAGATGTACGCGCTGTCGCTGCGCAGCCCGCGCTACCGGGCGATCTTTCAGCGCTGGTTGCGTCTGTGCCGCCAGGCGATGGCCCAGTATTTCGATCAACAGACCGTGCTCATCATCGACGCCCTCTACGAGGGCTTCCTTATCCACCGGTTCTTCGAGACGGACACTCACGACGCCGCGCTGGTCCGGAGCGCCGTCGAGCGGCTGACTCCGCCGGAGAGTTTTATCCACCCGCACGCTGGCGGTAGCGCCGGCGGATAG
- the moaA gene encoding GTP 3',8-cyclase MoaA, with product MGGTMNHQQTGVLSDSFGRVARDLRVSLTDRCNLRCTYCMPAEGLEWFPTAQTLNDEETLRLIRIAVEDLGIRQVRFTGGEPLMRRSLEKIVAATKKMRTDEGTAPQTAITTNGLGLDKRAAKLAEAGLDRVNISLDTLDPEHYARLTRRDRHQGVLKGIQGALDAGLTPVKINTVIMPGINDADINELAAFALSRGLELRFIEQMPLGPPHTWDRSAMITAEDILDELARRFDLEPADKPRGSAPAALWRACDRLNPEVTGLIGVIASVSHPFCADCDRTRLTTDGAVRSCLFSREETSLRDLMRAGASDAELAQAWQDVMARKKAGHGIDDPSFVQPSRPMSAIGG from the coding sequence ATGGGAGGGACTATGAACCATCAACAAACAGGCGTTCTCAGCGATAGCTTTGGCAGAGTCGCACGCGACTTGCGTGTGTCGCTGACCGACCGGTGCAATCTGCGCTGCACTTATTGCATGCCGGCCGAGGGGCTGGAATGGTTCCCCACGGCCCAGACGCTGAATGATGAAGAGACCTTGCGGCTCATCCGCATCGCCGTGGAAGACCTCGGTATTAGGCAGGTCCGCTTCACCGGGGGCGAGCCGCTGATGCGGCGATCGCTAGAGAAGATCGTCGCCGCGACCAAGAAGATGCGCACTGACGAGGGTACTGCCCCGCAGACCGCGATCACCACGAACGGTCTCGGGCTGGACAAGCGCGCGGCCAAGCTCGCCGAGGCCGGCCTGGACCGGGTCAACATATCGCTGGATACGCTCGACCCGGAACACTACGCGCGGCTTACCCGCCGTGACCGCCACCAGGGCGTGCTCAAGGGCATCCAGGGGGCGCTGGACGCGGGGCTGACGCCGGTCAAGATCAATACAGTCATTATGCCCGGGATTAACGACGCCGACATCAACGAGCTCGCCGCCTTTGCTCTCTCTCGCGGCCTGGAGCTGCGCTTTATCGAGCAGATGCCGCTTGGCCCCCCGCACACGTGGGACCGCTCGGCGATGATCACCGCCGAGGACATCCTCGACGAACTCGCCCGACGCTTCGACCTCGAGCCGGCCGACAAGCCACGCGGCTCTGCTCCGGCGGCGCTGTGGCGGGCATGTGACCGGCTCAACCCAGAGGTGACCGGACTGATCGGGGTGATCGCCTCGGTGAGCCACCCGTTCTGCGCCGACTGCGATCGCACCCGGTTGACTACCGACGGCGCGGTGCGCAGCTGCCTGTTTTCGCGCGAGGAGACCTCGCTGAGGGATCTCATGCGCGCCGGCGCCTCGGACGCCGAGTTGGCCCAGGCCTGGCAAGACGTGATGGCGCGCAAGAAGGCCGGGCACGGCATCGACGATCCCAGCTTTGTTCAGCCATCTCGCCCCATGTCCGCCATCGGCGGCTAG
- a CDS encoding molybdopterin molybdotransferase MoeA: MTHTDFPASTRTIDQHLGAVLGLVSPARPERVSVRQLGGASGAAGGYVRLAADATALVSVPPAHVSAVDGFVAHAHDLAPGVRLAVAGDIPAGHPPLPVPPGQAVRIMTGAPVPATSRGELKVVPVEDTDARRTGPAPDTVTVRAVRTGRDNIRHAGEHLRVGDTVAPAGTPVDPGTLAALISAGVEEVEAFPKPRVAVVTTGDELAPAAAHDPGQPSWTIPNSNGPMLAGLARRFGANTTHHHVPDSEAALAAALDRLSGDRAAAAPEADLIVTAGGISAGAFDIVKSLGRRATAQRRARFDFYPIAMHPGKPQGCGLWGTTPVICLPGNPVAAWVSAVLFLAPAIRRLAGAAAPHGLAELPHTFLEVAEPVATRDLRAVARPARIDWGRARAVFSPARGSHMVGSLAGADGVCVVERGKLGPGDQARILLV; this comes from the coding sequence GTGACCCACACCGACTTCCCTGCCTCCACGCGCACGATTGATCAACACCTCGGCGCGGTTCTCGGGCTCGTTTCGCCAGCCCGCCCAGAGCGGGTATCCGTCCGCCAGCTGGGTGGTGCCTCCGGCGCGGCGGGCGGCTACGTACGCCTGGCCGCTGACGCCACCGCCTTAGTTTCGGTGCCCCCGGCGCACGTCTCGGCCGTCGACGGCTTCGTCGCGCACGCGCACGATCTGGCCCCCGGCGTGCGCCTCGCCGTGGCCGGGGACATCCCAGCCGGGCATCCTCCCCTGCCGGTACCGCCGGGTCAGGCGGTGCGCATTATGACCGGGGCGCCGGTCCCCGCCACGAGTCGCGGCGAGCTCAAGGTTGTCCCGGTCGAAGACACCGATGCTCGGCGCACTGGCCCCGCACCGGACACAGTCACCGTGCGCGCGGTGCGCACCGGCCGCGATAACATCCGGCATGCCGGCGAGCACTTGCGCGTGGGCGATACCGTAGCGCCGGCGGGCACGCCGGTGGATCCAGGCACCCTTGCGGCCCTGATCTCGGCCGGAGTCGAAGAGGTCGAGGCCTTCCCGAAGCCCCGGGTGGCGGTCGTTACCACCGGAGACGAGCTCGCCCCCGCCGCCGCCCACGACCCCGGCCAGCCCAGCTGGACCATCCCCAACTCGAACGGCCCCATGCTCGCCGGGCTGGCACGCCGCTTCGGAGCCAACACCACCCACCACCACGTTCCCGATAGCGAGGCCGCGCTGGCCGCCGCGCTGGACCGGCTATCCGGCGACCGCGCAGCGGCCGCACCCGAGGCGGACCTGATCGTGACGGCTGGGGGGATTTCCGCGGGCGCCTTCGACATCGTCAAGTCGCTGGGGCGCCGCGCGACCGCCCAGCGGCGGGCGCGGTTCGACTTCTACCCCATCGCCATGCACCCCGGAAAGCCGCAGGGCTGCGGGCTCTGGGGGACGACCCCGGTGATCTGTCTGCCCGGCAACCCGGTTGCCGCCTGGGTATCCGCAGTCCTTTTTCTAGCTCCGGCCATCCGACGACTCGCCGGCGCCGCGGCGCCACACGGGTTGGCGGAGCTGCCCCACACCTTTCTTGAGGTCGCAGAACCGGTTGCGACGCGCGACTTACGGGCCGTGGCGCGGCCGGCGCGTATCGACTGGGGCCGGGCGCGAGCGGTGTTTTCTCCGGCGCGCGGCTCGCACATGGTGGGCAGCCTCGCCGGCGCGGACGGGGTGTGTGTGGTGGAGCGCGGAAAGCTCGGGCCGGGTGACCAAGCACGCATTCTATTGGTCTAA
- the moaC gene encoding cyclic pyranopterin monophosphate synthase MoaC, producing MTNPPDLGLPHIDSRGQARMVDVTAKTPTVRTATARGEVACSERILKALRDGTVPKGDVIATARIAGISAAKKVPDLLPLAHTIGVHGCVVDLDITPTHVAIEATVRTADRTGVEMEALTSVSVAALAVIDMVKGVDRSAYIRRLAIVSKSGGRSGDWSRPMPGQKEE from the coding sequence ATGACCAATCCCCCAGACCTGGGACTGCCCCATATCGACTCGCGCGGCCAGGCCCGGATGGTCGACGTCACCGCAAAGACGCCGACCGTTCGCACGGCCACCGCGCGCGGCGAGGTCGCGTGCTCCGAGCGCATCCTAAAGGCGCTGCGCGACGGCACCGTACCTAAAGGCGACGTGATAGCCACCGCTCGGATAGCGGGCATCTCGGCCGCGAAGAAGGTGCCCGACCTGCTCCCGCTGGCTCATACCATCGGGGTGCACGGTTGTGTGGTAGACCTAGATATCACACCGACCCATGTTGCGATCGAGGCCACCGTACGGACGGCCGACCGCACCGGCGTCGAGATGGAGGCACTGACCAGCGTGTCTGTGGCCGCGCTCGCGGTCATCGACATGGTCAAAGGCGTCGATCGCTCTGCTTACATCCGGCGGCTTGCAATTGTGTCCAAATCAGGAGGCAGATCGGGCGATTGGTCGCGTCCGATGCCCGGCCAGAAAGAGGAATGA
- the mobA gene encoding molybdenum cofactor guanylyltransferase, with protein sequence MSSIHAIVLTGGEGKRMGRIDKAQVRVGGVRLLDAVLDQLPGPEMLTVVSPRDKLDLPEGVRQVSEKPAFGGPVAGIAEAFDDTCRYTMVLPTDAPDAPALIAPMYHHLRAHEDADVVAIRDAEGVVQPLCSLWRTPALRAALDAVVAAHGGSRDAAAKELLANATVTIMEGTGEEADYDTLEELAERGEVRIPESEN encoded by the coding sequence ATGTCCAGCATTCACGCCATCGTGCTCACCGGCGGCGAGGGAAAGCGCATGGGCCGCATCGACAAGGCCCAGGTGCGCGTCGGCGGGGTGCGGCTTCTCGACGCCGTGCTCGACCAGCTTCCCGGCCCGGAGATGCTCACTGTTGTCTCGCCCCGCGACAAGCTCGACCTTCCCGAGGGCGTGCGCCAGGTCAGCGAGAAGCCGGCGTTCGGCGGGCCCGTCGCGGGCATCGCCGAAGCCTTCGATGACACCTGCCGTTACACCATGGTGCTGCCCACCGACGCCCCCGACGCTCCGGCGCTGATCGCGCCGATGTACCACCACCTGCGCGCCCACGAGGACGCCGACGTGGTCGCTATCCGCGACGCGGAGGGCGTAGTGCAGCCACTGTGCTCGCTGTGGCGCACCCCGGCCTTGCGCGCCGCACTCGACGCCGTGGTCGCCGCCCACGGCGGCTCGCGCGACGCGGCCGCCAAGGAGCTCTTGGCCAACGCCACCGTGACCATCATGGAGGGCACCGGCGAGGAGGCCGACTACGACACCCTCGAGGAGCTCGCCGAGCGCGGCGAAGTTCGCATCCCCGAAAGCGAAAACTAG
- a CDS encoding ThiF family adenylyltransferase produces the protein MSRGQGIESLGRYRRQIALAGFGMAGQEKLAGAHVAVLGAGGLGAPALLYLAGAGVGRITVIDDDHVELSNLHRQVIHSTARVGQLKADSARQAMLELNPDITVTAVSQRLEPATALGVLDGADVLIDGADNFPARHTASWACANLGIAHVWGSILGFEAQASVFDARVGPVYEDLFPVAPPPGAVPSCAEAGVLGPVVGEVGSLLAMEAIKVVTGVGTPLIGTLAFLDSLGGRWEYVPVQPNADIARAVRAGELLAKPAGPDGLACEMAAGNHGARDAGGARGGELAEDRIVEVDEIPEGAALLDVREDHEWDNYRLPGAVHLRLGEILVGSEIPDIDGAPAREFSGPIVVYCAGGVRSARAVAQLHKRGYRGLMSLRGGIDGWLDRHSF, from the coding sequence ATGAGCCGGGGGCAAGGCATCGAGTCGCTGGGCCGCTATCGCCGCCAGATTGCGCTGGCCGGCTTCGGCATGGCGGGTCAGGAAAAACTGGCCGGGGCTCACGTCGCGGTGCTCGGCGCGGGTGGGCTAGGCGCGCCCGCCCTGCTTTACCTGGCTGGCGCTGGAGTGGGCCGGATCACGGTGATCGACGATGACCACGTGGAGCTGAGTAACCTGCACCGGCAGGTCATCCACTCCACCGCGCGAGTCGGCCAGCTTAAAGCCGATTCTGCGCGCCAGGCGATGCTCGAGCTCAATCCAGACATCACGGTCACGGCCGTCTCGCAGCGCTTGGAGCCGGCAACCGCGCTCGGGGTGCTTGACGGCGCGGACGTGCTTATCGACGGTGCGGATAACTTCCCGGCGCGGCACACGGCCAGCTGGGCATGCGCGAACCTGGGCATTGCGCACGTGTGGGGCTCCATCCTGGGCTTCGAGGCCCAGGCCTCGGTCTTCGACGCCCGAGTCGGACCGGTCTATGAGGACCTCTTCCCGGTGGCCCCGCCGCCGGGGGCGGTGCCGAGTTGCGCTGAGGCTGGCGTCTTGGGCCCGGTGGTCGGAGAGGTTGGCTCGCTTTTGGCGATGGAGGCGATCAAGGTGGTCACCGGTGTGGGTACGCCCTTGATCGGCACGCTCGCGTTCCTCGACTCGCTGGGCGGCCGGTGGGAGTATGTTCCGGTGCAGCCGAACGCGGATATCGCGCGCGCGGTGCGCGCCGGCGAGTTGCTCGCCAAGCCTGCGGGACCGGATGGACTAGCTTGCGAGATGGCTGCAGGGAACCACGGTGCGAGGGACGCGGGTGGCGCGCGCGGCGGCGAGCTGGCCGAGGATCGGATCGTGGAAGTCGATGAGATCCCAGAAGGCGCGGCGCTGCTCGACGTGCGCGAGGACCACGAGTGGGATAACTATCGGCTGCCCGGGGCCGTGCACCTGAGGTTGGGTGAGATCCTTGTGGGAAGCGAGATCCCGGATATTGACGGCGCGCCGGCCCGGGAGTTCTCCGGGCCCATCGTCGTGTACTGCGCCGGCGGGGTGCGCTCAGCGCGGGCGGTAGCGCAGCTGCACAAGCGGGGCTACCGCGGGCTTATGAGCCTGCGCGGTGGCATCGACGGCTGGCTGGACCGGCACAGCTTCTAG
- a CDS encoding molybdenum cofactor biosynthesis protein MoaE, with protein sequence MHTDHQAASPVEPGADPEYVREQTGKVIAAFLTDEPLEGRLEEAKRETSTPAMGAVVTFEGVVRDHDGGAGVKALTYSAHPSAASVMHEVAGEVIAHHPQARIWAAHRTGDLQVGDVAFLVVVAAAHRAGAFGALIEVVDEVKARVPVWKDQERADGSHQWVGLE encoded by the coding sequence ATGCACACTGACCATCAAGCCGCCAGCCCGGTCGAACCGGGAGCGGATCCGGAGTACGTGCGCGAGCAGACCGGCAAGGTGATCGCAGCGTTCCTCACCGACGAGCCCCTAGAGGGCCGCCTTGAGGAGGCCAAGCGGGAGACCTCGACGCCCGCGATGGGGGCCGTGGTCACGTTCGAGGGCGTCGTGCGCGATCACGACGGCGGCGCAGGGGTCAAGGCGTTGACCTATAGCGCGCATCCCAGCGCGGCGAGCGTGATGCACGAGGTCGCCGGCGAGGTCATCGCCCACCACCCCCAGGCGCGCATCTGGGCGGCGCACCGCACCGGGGACCTCCAGGTAGGCGACGTCGCTTTCCTCGTGGTGGTCGCCGCCGCGCACCGCGCCGGCGCGTTCGGTGCGCTGATCGAGGTGGTCGACGAGGTCAAGGCCAGAGTTCCAGTGTGGAAGGACCAGGAGCGCGCCGACGGCAGCCACCAGTGGGTGGGGCTGGAATGA
- a CDS encoding MogA/MoaB family molybdenum cofactor biosynthesis protein, which produces MTSTSTKDGAAPSALVVVASTRAADGTYTDRTGPVLVDWLRRRGFSVPDATVVADRDIEGFLNPLLEDSASLPRVLLTTGGTGITPDDRTIEAVEPHLEQKLDGVVHAFFARGFAATPHAVLSRAVAGTVGRTFVMTLPGSRGAVKDAIATLDPLIEHLVDMLEGKHAH; this is translated from the coding sequence ATGACTTCGACTTCAACGAAAGACGGGGCGGCCCCGAGCGCGCTCGTCGTCGTCGCCTCGACGCGAGCAGCCGATGGCACGTACACCGACCGGACCGGGCCGGTACTCGTCGACTGGCTGCGGCGGCGCGGCTTTAGCGTGCCCGACGCCACGGTGGTGGCAGACCGCGACATCGAGGGCTTTTTGAATCCGCTGCTCGAAGACTCTGCCAGCCTTCCGCGCGTGCTGTTGACCACGGGCGGGACCGGGATCACCCCGGACGATCGCACGATCGAGGCCGTCGAGCCACACCTTGAGCAAAAGCTCGACGGGGTGGTCCACGCCTTCTTCGCCCGGGGGTTTGCCGCAACCCCGCACGCGGTGCTCTCACGCGCGGTCGCCGGCACGGTGGGGCGGACCTTTGTGATGACCCTGCCTGGGTCTCGCGGTGCCGTCAAAGACGCCATCGCCACTCTCGATCCGCTCATTGAACACCTCGTCGACATGCTGGAGGGAAAGCATGCACACTGA
- a CDS encoding molybdopterin molybdotransferase MoeA, with protein sequence MRSVSTHRQHVADLVGRQPHREESPVHAVGHRLVSDARAESASPRFDNSQMDGFAVDAASLASLPGSLAVGPTVSAGVDPDEVVPEGVSGRAIPVMTGAKLPRGTAAIVPVEKCTPGLFDAADEAGEVSVPTTTAGAFIRAAGSGIAAGAVIAPAGSVVDPIALAALINAGVETVTIQHAPRVLIVTGGKEVGGRGGASIPDSNGPMLHALCKAYGLHPVGLVHTDDDPEKLAADLDRAVAEENPDVIITSGGISHGRFEVIRIVLENEQSWFGHVAQQPGGPQGLSTFAGVPVICLPGNPVSTMVSFRVFVAPVLGQAPKETAARLDHELAGLVDGRTQWRRGQYWADEAGQLWVRALGGPGSHLISQAVGANCLIEVGPGVAYGRSEVVKILPLAAG encoded by the coding sequence ATGCGATCCGTTTCCACACACCGCCAACACGTAGCTGACCTCGTTGGCCGGCAGCCCCACCGCGAGGAATCCCCAGTGCACGCTGTGGGGCACCGCCTGGTCAGCGATGCCCGCGCCGAGTCCGCCTCCCCGCGTTTTGATAACTCCCAGATGGACGGCTTTGCCGTCGACGCGGCGAGCCTGGCAAGCCTGCCGGGTTCCTTGGCCGTGGGGCCGACCGTCTCCGCAGGAGTGGACCCCGACGAGGTGGTGCCAGAGGGGGTGAGCGGACGCGCGATCCCGGTGATGACGGGCGCGAAGCTGCCGCGGGGCACCGCCGCGATCGTGCCCGTAGAAAAGTGCACGCCCGGGCTTTTCGACGCCGCCGACGAGGCCGGGGAAGTCAGTGTTCCGACGACCACGGCGGGCGCGTTCATCCGCGCGGCCGGCAGTGGCATCGCCGCCGGCGCAGTGATCGCCCCCGCCGGCAGCGTCGTCGACCCGATCGCCCTGGCCGCCCTCATCAACGCGGGGGTCGAGACGGTGACGATCCAGCACGCGCCCAGGGTGCTCATCGTCACCGGCGGCAAGGAAGTCGGCGGGCGCGGGGGCGCGAGTATCCCGGACTCGAACGGGCCGATGCTGCACGCTCTGTGTAAGGCCTACGGGCTGCATCCGGTGGGCCTGGTGCACACCGACGATGACCCGGAAAAACTAGCCGCAGACCTTGACCGCGCGGTGGCCGAGGAGAACCCGGACGTGATCATCACCTCCGGCGGCATCAGCCACGGGCGCTTTGAGGTCATCCGCATAGTCTTAGAAAACGAGCAGTCCTGGTTCGGCCACGTTGCCCAGCAGCCCGGCGGGCCGCAAGGGCTGTCCACGTTCGCCGGGGTGCCGGTGATCTGCCTGCCCGGCAATCCGGTTTCTACTATGGTGAGCTTCCGAGTCTTTGTCGCCCCCGTCCTCGGCCAGGCCCCGAAGGAGACGGCCGCGCGCCTGGATCACGAGCTTGCCGGGCTCGTAGACGGGCGCACCCAATGGCGCCGCGGGCAGTACTGGGCAGACGAGGCTGGGCAACTGTGGGTGCGGGCCCTCGGCGGACCCGGAAGCCACCTCATTTCCCAGGCCGTGGGGGCCAACTGCCTCATCGAGGTCGGCCCCGGGGTGGCGTACGGGCGCTCGGAGGTAGTAAAGATCTTGCCGCTTGCGGCGGGGTAA